TTGCTGTCATCGCTTACATAGAGCAGCTCGGAGAAAACTCAGCTGGAAGAGGCACCATTCTCCTGGTTTGTGTCACCGAAGGCTGCAGTCCACGGGTTCCCATCCCTCCCCGTGTTCTGCAGGCTTGGGGCTGGGCGCGCTCCGGCCACAGGCGCTGGAACCAGCTTCACGGCGGCACGCGGACCCGCCTCCCATCATTAAATAAAGTCTTCTATACAATATACAAGGAAACGCAAACAGTCCCTCTGTCCACCACTCTAATGGCCCCTGGGGACCCCCCGCGCCACTCCCCGGCCGCTATGCCCCTCGGCTCTTCTTGGCGAGGAGCGGGGTCCAGGTCCCCTTTGCAACACGCCGCCCGCGGCCATCTGTCCTTGGAGGGGCCGAGGGACGGACACACGgacctgctggcagctggggagcagggagctgccgAGCCAGACGGTTCTTCAGCTGCCTTCAGGGACAGCCAGGTCCCCCACAGCCCTTTCCAGGGACAAGTCACCAGATGCCTCCCTTCTTCAGAAGACTAATGAGACGACGCTAAAGACATGAgcggctgcaggaggaggggggagagggagggcaggACAGCGAGGCCATGGGAGACACACAAAAGCCAGCTCCTCTGCAACACGCTCGTCCCATCTCCGCCGATGGAAGCACAGCggtccctctcctttccttccccaccccttctccttccctctctctacCCCTGCCCTCACTCCAAGCACAGCTTCACTAGGTTGGCCTGGACCTTGGCTTGGTCCACGGCATCCAGGAGGTTCTTGGCATCCATGGCCAGGGTGTGGGAGGCCATCAGCATCTGCCGCTTGCACTCTTCACTCAGCGAGGTGATGGCGTTCTGCTGTGCCAGGCGCATCTTGTTGATGAGGTCTGCCAAGTCCTTGTTGAGCAGCTTCTGGGTCCCCTCGATCTGACCATGACACACAGGCGTTACAGACAGGGGTGACGCCAGCACCCGACCCCACGCTGgacctctctccctcctccccagtccTACCTCGGTGCGGGACGCGGCGGGCAGGACGGGCAGGATCTCGTCGACGCTGCCGATCAGCTTCCGCAGGGACAGGCCCACGTTCTgcggggagggcagcagggttAGGATGACTCCAGGCACGGGCACGGGGCAGTGGTGCATGGGAACAGTCTGTGCCGCTGAGTCAAGGATCCCATTTGGAAGAGGGAGACTCTCCCACTGTTGACCCGAGGACCCAACGGAGGAGCAGGGAGTGCTGGAAATGCTCCCACCATTGGCCCAAGAAACCAACGGAGGAGAAGGTAGTGCTGGAAGCGCTCCCACCGTTGACCCAAGGACCCAATGGAGGAGCAGGGAGTGCTGGAAATGCTCCCACCATTGGCCCAAGGACCCAATGGAGGAGCAGGGAGTGCTGGAAATGCTCCCACCATTGGCCCAAGGACCCAACAGAAGAGCAGGGCATGATGGAAACTCTCTCACTGCTGACCCAGAGACCCAATGGAGGAGCAGACAGTGCTGGAAACGCTCCCTCCTACATGTGCAAGACCTTCCTGAGATGGATGTTTGGGGGGAATCACTCAGCAGACTCATTCCCAACTCCCTCCCCCAttcccctgccccctccctgcccttcctACCTTCACCACAAGGATGTATCCCTCTGGGGGCAGGAGGCTGATCTCgttcttcagctgcagcacGGCCTGCACCAGGTCCATGACGTTGCTGTACACCATGTCATCTGTGCGGTCCAGGTTGGCGGTGGGGGCCGGCTGGATGGGCTGCTGGGGAATGGGGACACGATGGGATCAGATGATGGACCGAGGGGGCAAAGTGGGAAAGACCAACACCCATGGGGAGCCCTGGCCAGACCCACCCACCTCTCACCCACAACCCCGATGCTGCTGGGTCTGTCTGACCCCTTTGGGGACTGGGAGAGTCAGAGAAGTCCCATCCTGCATATGAAGAGGGATGATGGAGGTGGGGGAGGACTGGGACCATGGTGGCCCCATCCAGGGAGGTCTTACCTGTGCCCCAAGTCTTGGAGGCTTCTGGGGGGGCCCCGTGAACTCCGCTACGACATCAgtaagggaaaggaaggagagtCACTCTGGCTGTTCCCCTGGATACACGTGCATGCTGCAAGACCCCAGGGACCTACGCCACGTCCCACACCACCCTGGAGCCACGTGTCCCACTGCGGTTGGACACCCCAGTTGTGCCACCTCCTCTCAGGGTCAGACCCCCTTGGATCCCCATGCCCGGGACAGGCAGATCCCTCCCTGGGGCAGGTAAAACTGCTCCCCATGATCTGGGATTTCTTTCACGGAGGATCCCAAAGCCAGGAGGGGTACGGCCCTGAGGCTCCTCGCAGCTCAGTGCAGGGTTCCCTGCTTGCAGCCCCAAAATGGGTGCTCCCCGGTGGGGGCCACGGGCAGCCCCACGCCCCGTGCAGCTGTGGGCACTCACTGTAATCCGTCTCCTTCTCCGGGAGCAGCTGTGGGGGGAAGAAACAGCGAATGAGAGGCGCAAAGTCCTGCCTGGAGGCAACAAAGAGGGAGAAGGCATCGCCATCCCCTCCTGGGGCTTCTGGTGGGGAGCTCCGGACAACCAGTATTTCACCCCATTAACATTTTCGGATTAATTTTCCCAGTGTGAGGGgcacatatataaatatctatAGCCCATCCATGCCAAAGCAAATGAGGATCTCCAGACAACCCCAGGGGAAGGACCCTCTGCACCCAAATACACCCCGACCTGGTCCTTCCAGGGCCAGCACCACTCACCGGAGGAGCGTTGTTGTTCATAAACACCGTCGGGTCCTGCAAAGGGGGAGAAGCTTTGTGAGAGGcatggaaaaaaggagaaagaatgggaaaaaaatagggaTTTTCCTAATTTCTGGGAGACTCATTAAACACATCACAGGAATTCATCTCTGCAGGGTTCGGGAatgtgggaggggaaggggcttcGTGGCCATCGCTggtcccatccccatcccatcccgtCACTCCTGTCTGCTCCCCACCTGCTCCTGGGGTACCAGAAACCTCAAAGTgttgcaccaaaaaaaaatgaagcttaaTTCAAGCAGCTGTTTGCAGCCGCTCGGCATCTGACAGCCCTGGGGGCGAggggagctgggctttgcttcACCAGCTGCGTAGGTCTATCAAATAAAAGATGTTCTGTCTCCTTCCAAGCCTGTCTCAAAAGCAAGCTGATGGATTAGTCACACATTAGCTATCTCCAGTCCTTATTTAAGAAGCATTATAAAAGCTCATTAAGATATGATtgcaagtatttaaaatttgcccgagtttcaaaatattaattttgaaatgaagcaGCTCCGTGAAGTGGGTGCAGAAAATAAAGGGGTGCAAGAGAtttggctgctggaggagccgTTCCTCCAATGAAAACTGGCTTTTCCAGCCACGAAAAGCAACCTCAGGGGCTGCTGTGGCTCTTCCACCACCTTTGCAAGGGTGCAAGAGCTGGAGACATCCTGAGGCCACTCACGAGGGACTTCTCCTCCTGCCGCAGCCACTGGTAGTCCTCCACcatctgcttctgctgcttgtcCAGGACCTGCTGCATCTTGAGACTCTCAATCTCCCAGAGCTTCTGcgcctcctccctgctcctgggaCGGAGGAAATCTTCCTCCTGGTGTGCAGAGCTGGCAGTGACCGGGGGGCTCAGGAGTCAGAGCCCCCCGATGTTAGCACGGGAGCCAGAGCCCCGCTCCGTGCATGCAAGCCATGCGCCAGACCCTAACAGCCGCGAACCCCCAGACTGAATTTGGGGAGCACTTGTGTTtacagcagggaggggaaatgTCCCACCACCGCATCCTGGCACTTGCCAGCCCCGTGTGTGAGCCGTGGGGATCGTGCACGGGCcagcctggggagcagctcATCACGCCCACGGCACCGCCACTCGGCACCACCGTGCTGGCACACCACGCAGAGCATCACGGCACGCACCCCAACACCTGGCCCCGATTTCGGGGCTAGAGCAACCGAGCTCACGCTGCAAACCACCGCCGGCATTTTAGGTGACAACGCTGAGCGTGAGGAGCCGACCCAAAGCTCCGAGGAGGGGAAGTCACCCGTCCCCTGCCTGTTTTTGGGGACACCGCGCCAACTGCTTGCCCACCAACGTGCCTTCACCGGGATGTGTGCGCAAGCATGCATGGCAAGGGGCTGGAGACACCCTGGAGTCCTTCACCGGCTTGATCCCTCCGGCCTGCAAACAGCACCCATGGGGTGACAGGATTTGGCCCTCCAGCAGCCGGGTTGGGAGCAACATTGAGCTCAAAGCAGCGGAGGTGGCAGCACGAAGCGGAGCGTGGTGCAGCGAGCATCCCTCCCACCGAGCCCTCGCCTCCTGCGAGGTCCCCGGCGTGCCCGGGATGAGGCCACCTATAACCATGATGTCCTCTGGATGCCACGGGATGGGGGAATCCCTCTCTTACCCTCATGCTGTGGCGCTTGAAGACGTTGTGGCGGTTGAGCGGCGGGGTGTGCAGGGAGTTGGCCGGAGACTGGTACTCGATGGGGCTGGTGAGCGTAGGCGAGCTGGCACACAGACCCTCGGGTACCTGCGggtgggcggggcggggggcaggcaGCGGGGCGGCACGGGCACAAAACAGGGCCACAGGGAGTTAgtgcagacagacagatggagcAGACAACGCGGGGGAGAGCGGCTTTTGCACCTGGAGCAGCCTCTGCCCTCACACCCATCCGCGCAGCAGGATCGGGACCTTCCTCTGATGGAGGAAGATTTCTTGGCTCTTCCTCACCCTGAGCATGGGCTTAAGACCTCCtgcgctgctgcccgcacccctgCCTAAAATAGTTGCTCTTGAGCGCTTCACCCTGATGCTGCAGAGGCCAGCGCTGGTCCTTGCAGGGAGGGTGACCGATGCCCCCACAGGACAGCCAAAATCAGCCCAAGTGACACCAGGGAGCAGCgaccctcctctcctcccagctgtgcGTGCAAACCGGCCGGTGCCAAGCGTGCAAACTGCCCTTCCCCAGGGCGAAAGCCTCTCTGCCAGCTCTGAGGGCGATGGACAAAacacagggcaggcagggcagggcagggctgagccctgAGCGGTGCGGTGTCCTGCTGGCAAGGCGGTGGGAGGCACTCGGTGGTGGCGTGGGGCACCTCGGAGCCCCAAAAGTCACAAGCCCCCGAGACTCGAGCTCCAGGCACGGCTTTCTGGCACTGACCCCCCCCTCGCTCAGGTCCCTGTGGGATGCTCCAGCCATGCAACCATACCTGGAACTGCAGCTTGGGAGCCAGGAGGTTGCTCTGGGGTGGTGGCTTGTACCTGGgtctgctgggctgcagggagtgGAGAAGGGAGAAATGCACAGTGGGTGCAAGATCAGGGAGGTCCCACTTCTGCAGCACCCACCAGCGGGTTGAGGCAGGGAGATGAACCTGCGGGCACTGCCCGCGTGGGCTCTGCCCGCTCCTCACCTTCGGAGGTGGCTCCTGGAAGGACGGCGGCTCCATGATTTTGGGAGGCCGGTGGCGGTTGttcctctcctgctccttgGCCAGCTCCTTCTCCGTCAGGTAAATCTCACTGCAGGGGGAGACGGAGGGTGACAGTCCCAGGAGAGGGCATTGGCACACCTCCCGTACCCCAGAGCATGGGGATGCTTGAGCTGGATGGGCCGTGGAAAACACGAGGGAGCAAGGAAGGGtgggaagagcaaaaggaaaggacTGAGAGGACAGAGCATGATCTGGGCCGGCCACTTCGGCATCACCACGGCTGACCCCAGGAGATGTGGGGTCAGAGCTCCCCTGCAAGACCCTTCCCTGGGAAGCAaagcatttccatttcagacCAGGCACCACCACCCCAGGTGGGCTCAGATGGTCTCAAATGGTCCTTTGAGTTTGGACTTGGCCAGAAATCTCCAGACCTAAAAACGTCACATGGCTTAAATTTTCTCCTTCACCCACTTGCCCACCCCTCCGTCAAACCACGGATCCCCCAGCCCGTCATCAGTCCCCCACCTCCCTGTTCACCTCAAGCTGCAAACCAAGTCCTTGAACTTGGGCCTTTCGCTGGGGTCGTAGTCCCAGCAGCGCGTCATGAGGGTGTAGAGGATGGGGGGGCAGAGGTCGGGCTTGGGCAGGCGGTCGCCCCTCTCCAGCACCCCGATCACGTCCTTGTTCTCCAGCCAGAAGAAGGGCTGCTTGCCGTAGCTTAGGATCTCCCACACGCACACAGCTGTGGGAGCAACATGAGCAACCTCAACTGATGCTAGAGCTGGGGCATCAGCTCCTTGCGTGGGTTTTTGGGGACCTGTGACGGTGCCACACTTTGCTGAGTGACACCAGGTCACTTGGTGACCTGCACAAGGTCACAGGGACACAAGGCTGCTCGACCTTTCTGGTCCTTGggtgaaaaatgcagaaagaagagctgcctgctctcccagggagctgcagggagcccaGCTCCTGGTTGCTGCTGGCCATAGGGCTGCTAGGGACAGACAGACGGACAGATGAGCACCAGAGGCCATGGGGGTGGGCTGATAGGCAGGGAGATGGATATATACAGGGGTGGAGTTTAACACAGCCCCCTGACTGCCCTGAATTcactggaagaggaggaagcacTTCATGATGGTTGGATTGCAAGAAGCTCTGCCCCAGGAGGCCTTTCCCCAAGGGCAAGGCTGGGATAACACCCCCGCTCTGGAGCAGGATTTGTCCCTGTGCACCAAGACGATGCCACGGGAGGCGGACGATGCCCGGGACCCTGCTCCGGCCCCGTCCCACCACGCACCGAACATCCAGACGTCGCTGGCCGTCGTGAAGCGGCGGAAGTTGATGGACTCGGGTGACATCCACTTGATGGGGAGACGGCTGACGGACGCTGTGGGGAGAGACAGACGGTGGCAGAGAGAGACAGGTGGTGGAGGGGGGatggagcagccccagcacaggcagggcagcgAGGTCTCCCCGCggcctctgccccagccccttcccaccaccccaTCCTGCTGTTGCAGGGAGCCCCACTGCATGGCGGCAATGCAATCCCTGCTCCAACCTCGCAGGGTTGGGGCTCGCCCCAACCCCATCATGCAGCTCTTACCTTTATAGTACTCCTCATCCTCGATGTACCTGGAGAGCCCAAAGTCTCCCAGCTTCACGCACTCTGGGGAGGCCACCAGGATGTTCCTCACAGCAATATCCCTGCAAGGAGAGAGAACCttggctggggagaagggatGGAGAAGGGATGGAGAAGGGATGGAGAAGGAGAGCTCACACCCAGACAACCAGCTCACCCAGCTGCAAAAGGGGTCTGCAGCAAAGGATGctgccagcctctgcctccGCCCGCTTCTCTGCTCCCCACCTGCCTGTTCTCCTGTGGTCCCTGCTGTCCCCCACCTCTCCCGGCATCctgctccttttccctcctgcccTACCTGTGCACACAGTTGATGGCCTCCAGGTAGGCGAGGGCTTTGCTGATCTGCAGCACGTAGAGGATGAGCGTGGGCACGGTGAGGCAGTGCTTGTTCTGCTCCAGGTATTGCCCCAGCTGCAATGGGACGAGCGAGGGGGGCTCAGGGACGAGCAGGGGCAGGAAGGGTGGCAGGGGGATGGGACAGGTTCCAGCAGTGGGACCCCGCTCACCTCTCCATAGGGGTAGAGCTCCATGATGATCCAGGTAGGCTCCTCTTCTGCGATGCCAATGAGCTTCACGATATGGGGGTGGTCCAGCTTCTTCATCAGCACTGCGGGGAGACTGTGTCAGACACCCTGCCATGGGGGGCCCCCTCCAGGAGCCCAagcccctgccctgcagtgTAGGGGGCTTGAAGCCggagacagagcaggaggaattgCCAGGGATAGCCTAGTATGTCTCCAAAGGGGTTGGGACCCCTGgtttccagctccccagggatCTACATCCAGGTGGTGCCCGTCTGCTCTCACACAAGGATTCAGCAGCTTTATTCCCCCCACCCTGGTAGCCATCCCTCCCATAAAACAGGTATTTTGGAGATCAGCCATGTGTGTCACAGGGGCGAGGGCACAGGACACCTCCCtcttcctgctctgtcctgcgTTGCAGTGGCAATTTGTCCCCAGACAGGGACCAGGGGATGCCAGGGCAGGGTTCAGCTATCCTGTCCCTATCACTCCACCATTGCAACGCTGCAAACACTGCCAGGCCCCCCCACATctgtcccctgcctgcctctgcgAGCCTGGTGGGCTGCAGGACCCCCGGCGTACCCGCTTCGCTCAGGAACTTGTCCTTGTTCTCCGGGCTGCAGTCCTTCTTGCAGGTCTTCACAGCCACGTTGATGTGCTCCCCTTTCTGCAAGGagaaggaggggtgggggcTGCTTTACCCTGCTCCCCCCGGACACGGAGGGGGCAGGAAGAGGGCAGGACACTCACCGGGGTGGTGTAGATCCCCTCATAGACCTCTCCGAAGAAGCCTTCTCCGAGGATCCTGCCCAACGTGACGTCCTCCCGGGAGATCCCATAGTGCTGGACTTCACGgacaggggaggggagggcagaagTGGCAGCGCCAGCAGGTAGGAGGCTGCCTGTACCCCTGCCTGCTCCATGGGCAGAGCCCCTGCGCTAAACAGGAGATGTTGGCGATCCCCGGGTACCAACCCTCTCCATCACCCCCTCGGCAAAGACCCACAGGTCCTGCCCCATGGCACACAGGGTGATCCCTGCTCCTTCAGCCCCTCTGGGGGGTAATGTGGGCGGTGCGGGCAAAACCTTGCTCCCAGCTCTGTAGGGATGGGGTGGGAAATtggggtgggcaggaggaggtgggagggcTTGGTTGGGGTGCTGAGAGATGGGCAAGAGGGCACCCAGGGGGTGTAGCACCTACCTCCAGACCTCGGTCTTGAAGACTCATCGGGGATTTCAGCATAAATATCAGAGTCTAGGGCAAGAAGGAGGTTGTAGGCAGGGATTCAGGCAGCTCACTGGGCAGGGGGGTTTCTTCCAGCATCCCCATGAGGTCTGGCTACCCAACCTGGAGCAGCccctgcaggcactgcagctggcaggagcGTGCGGGACGCTGGTCTGGCCCTCTCCAGGGGTGCTTGGCTGCACCTCAAACCCCGGACAAAGGGCTGGGGGTGTCCAGCTTcaccacacccccacacccccacgCAGCGGtaccccacagccctgcctgcagccctggggttGGTGGGAAGGAAGGAGCCAAAAAACTCACCCACGCTCATGCTGTCCGACAGGGTGGACTGCCTCTCCTCCAGGTGCctgtggggtgggaggaggtcGGGGTcagggggcggggtggggggtcaGGACGgggtcccagccctgctctggggccAGGCATTACTCACGGGGCTGGGATCTGCGGCAGGCTGATCCTCTTCTCCCGCTCTGCGGACAGGACAGCAGACAGTCatttcccagctccccccagtcAGAGCCTGATGGGTGCTGGGGACCCCCGCTAACACCTCGCCCACACATGCAGTGAGTTTGGTGGGTCTCAGCTGGGGTCACTCCAAAGCCACAGGTGATGCTGTGGCCACGGAGAGAGCAGAGGAGGGCTCGGGGGAGCACAAGTGGGGACCCTGTTGGGGTTGGTGCCCCTCAGGGTGTTTACCTTTCCTGGGGAAGACGATGAGGGAGGTTTCCAAGCCTGCTTGCAGCCGGCA
This Phalacrocorax aristotelis chromosome 3, bGulAri2.1, whole genome shotgun sequence DNA region includes the following protein-coding sequences:
- the PTK2B gene encoding protein-tyrosine kinase 2-beta isoform X9, with amino-acid sequence MGWLSRLFSQLSWKGCSAPSGPGMLRMSAIPEVLGRPRSSSSRSLAGTLETALGMGTLEMDKEEMRILKVCFYSNSFNMGKDFKLVKCPVTTEIREVIRSILVSGRIGPDIKLGECYGLRLKHVKSDEIHWLHPDLTVGEVQEKYECLHLEAEWRYDLQIRYLPEDFIERFREDRTTLLYFYQQLRSEYMQNYASKVSEGMALQLGCLELRRFYKDMPQNALDKKSNFEFLEKEVGLDLFFPSQMQENLKPKQFRKMIQQTFQQYALLREEECILKFLATFATFASIDQESFRCELIQGWNITVDLVIGPKGIRQMTSKEAKPTCLAEFKHIKSIKCSSVEEGRALLQLGLSGTPQSLTIKTASLAEAENMADLIDGYCRLQAGLETSLIVFPRKEREKRISLPQIPAPHLEERQSTLSDSMSVDSDIYAEIPDESSRPRSGVQHYGISREDVTLGRILGEGFFGEVYEGIYTTPKGEHINVAVKTCKKDCSPENKDKFLSEAVLMKKLDHPHIVKLIGIAEEEPTWIIMELYPYGELGQYLEQNKHCLTVPTLILYVLQISKALAYLEAINCVHRDIAVRNILVASPECVKLGDFGLSRYIEDEEYYKASVSRLPIKWMSPESINFRRFTTASDVWMFAVCVWEILSYGKQPFFWLENKDVIGVLERGDRLPKPDLCPPILYTLMTRCWDYDPSERPKFKDLVCSLSEIYLTEKELAKEQERNNRHRPPKIMEPPSFQEPPPKPSRPRYKPPPQSNLLAPKLQFQEEDFLRPRSREEAQKLWEIESLKMQQVLDKQQKQMVEDYQWLRQEEKSLDPTVFMNNNAPPLLPEKETDYTEFTGPPQKPPRLGAQPIQPAPTANLDRTDDMVYSNVMDLVQAVLQLKNEISLLPPEGYILVVKNVGLSLRKLIGSVDEILPVLPAASRTEIEGTQKLLNKDLADLINKMRLAQQNAITSLSEECKRQMLMASHTLAMDAKNLLDAVDQAKVQANLVKLCLE
- the PTK2B gene encoding protein-tyrosine kinase 2-beta isoform X8; translated protein: MGWLSRLFSQLSWKGCSAPSGPGMLRMSAIPEVLGRPRSSSSRSLAGTLETALGMGTLEMDKEEMRILKVCFYSNSFNMGKDFKLVKCPVTTEIREVIRSILVSGRIGPDIKLGECYGLRLKHVKSDEIHWLHPDLTVGEVQEKYECLHLEAEWRYDLQIRYLPEDFIERFREDRTTLLYFYQQLRSEYMQNYASKVSEGMALQLGCLELRRFYKDMPQNALDKKSNFEFLEKEVGLDLFFPSQMQENLKPKQFRKMIQQTFQQYALLREEECILKFLATFATFASIDQESFRCELIQGWNITVDLVIGPKGIRQMTSKEAKPTCLAEFKHIKSIKCSSVEEGRALLQLGLSGTPQSLTIKTASLAEAENMADLIDGYCRLQAGLETSLIVFPRKEREKRISLPQIPAPHLEERQSTLSDSMSVDSDIYAEIPDESSRPRSGVQHYGISREDVTLGRILGEGFFGEVYEGIYTTPKGEHINVAVKTCKKDCSPENKDKFLSEAVLMKKLDHPHIVKLIGIAEEEPTWIIMELYPYGELGQYLEQNKHCLTVPTLILYVLQISKALAYLEAINCVHRDIAVRNILVASPECVKLGDFGLSRYIEDEEYYKASVSRLPIKWMSPESINFRRFTTASDVWMFAVCVWEILSYGKQPFFWLENKDVIGVLERGDRLPKPDLCPPILYTLMTRCWDYDPSERPKFKDLVCSLSEIYLTEKELAKEQERNNRHRPPKIMEPPSFQEPPPKPSRPRYKPPPQSNLLAPKLQFQEEDFLRPRSREEAQKLWEIESLKMQQVLDKQQKQMVEDYQWLRQEEKSLDPTVFMNNNAPPLLPEKETDYTEFTGPPQKPPRLGAQQPIQPAPTANLDRTDDMVYSNVMDLVQAVLQLKNEISLLPPEGYILVVKNVGLSLRKLIGSVDEILPVLPAASRTEIEGTQKLLNKDLADLINKMRLAQQNAITSLSEECKRQMLMASHTLAMDAKNLLDAVDQAKVQANLVKLCLE
- the PTK2B gene encoding protein-tyrosine kinase 2-beta isoform X4, with translation MGWLSRLFSQLSWKGCSAPSGPGMLRMSAIPEVLGRPRSSSSRSLAGTLETALGMGTLEMDKEEMRILKVCFYSNSFNMGKDFKLVKCPVTTEIREVIRSILVSGRIGPDIKLGECYGLRLKHVKSDEIHWLHPDLTVGEVQEKYECLHLEAEWRYDLQIRYLPEDFIERFREDRTTLLYFYQQLRSEYMQNYASKVSEGMALQLGCLELRRFYKDMPQNALDKKSNFEFLEKEVGLDLFFPSQMQENLKPKQFRKMIQQTFQQYALLREEECILKFLATFATFASIDQESFRCELIQGWNITVDLVIGPKGIRQMTSKEAKPTCLAEFKHIKSIKCSSVEEGRALLQLGLSGTPQSLTIKTASLAEAENMADLIDGYCRLQAGLETSLIVFPRKEREKRISLPQIPAPHLEERQSTLSDSMSVDSDIYAEIPDESSRPRSGVQHYGISREDVTLGRILGEGFFGEVYEGIYTTPKGEHINVAVKTCKKDCSPENKDKFLSEAVLMKKLDHPHIVKLIGIAEEEPTWIIMELYPYGELGQYLEQNKHCLTVPTLILYVLQISKALAYLEAINCVHRDIAVRNILVASPECVKLGDFGLSRYIEDEEYYKASVSRLPIKWMSPESINFRRFTTASDVWMFAVCVWEILSYGKQPFFWLENKDVIGVLERGDRLPKPDLCPPILYTLMTRCWDYDPSERPKFKDLVCSLSEIYLTEKELAKEQERNNRHRPPKIMEPPSFQEPPPKPSRPRYKPPPQSNLLAPKLQFQVPEGLCASSPTLTSPIEYQSPANSLHTPPLNRHNVFKRHSMREEDFLRPRSREEAQKLWEIESLKMQQVLDKQQKQMVEDYQWLRQEEKSLDPTVFMNNNAPPLLPEKETDYTEFTGPPQKPPRLGAQPIQPAPTANLDRTDDMVYSNVMDLVQAVLQLKNEISLLPPEGYILVVKNVGLSLRKLIGSVDEILPVLPAASRTEIEGTQKLLNKDLADLINKMRLAQQNAITSLSEECKRQMLMASHTLAMDAKNLLDAVDQAKVQANLVKLCLE
- the PTK2B gene encoding protein-tyrosine kinase 2-beta isoform X3 codes for the protein MGWLSRLFSQLSWKGCSAPSGPGMLRMSAIPEVLGRPRSSSSRSLAGTLETALGMGTLEMDKEEMRILKVCFYSNSFNMGKDFKLVKCPVTTEIREVIRSILVSGRIGPDIKLGECYGLRLKHVKSDEIHWLHPDLTVGEVQEKYECLHLEAEWRYDLQIRYLPEDFIERFREDRTTLLYFYQQLRSEYMQNYASKVSEGMALQLGCLELRRFYKDMPQNALDKKSNFEFLEKEVGLDLFFPSQMQENLKPKQFRKMIQQTFQQYALLREEECILKFLATFATFASIDQESFRCELIQGWNITVDLVIGPKGIRQMTSKEAKPTCLAEFKHIKSIKCSSVEEGRALLQLGLSGTPQSLTIKTASLAEAENMADLIDGYCRLQAGLETSLIVFPRKEREKRISLPQIPAPHLEERQSTLSDSMSVDSDIYAEIPDESSRPRSGVQHYGISREDVTLGRILGEGFFGEVYEGIYTTPKGEHINVAVKTCKKDCSPENKDKFLSEAVLMKKLDHPHIVKLIGIAEEEPTWIIMELYPYGELGQYLEQNKHCLTVPTLILYVLQISKALAYLEAINCVHRDIAVRNILVASPECVKLGDFGLSRYIEDEEYYKASVSRLPIKWMSPESINFRRFTTASDVWMFAVCVWEILSYGKQPFFWLENKDVIGVLERGDRLPKPDLCPPILYTLMTRCWDYDPSERPKFKDLVCSLSEIYLTEKELAKEQERNNRHRPPKIMEPPSFQEPPPKPSRPRYKPPPQSNLLAPKLQFQVPEGLCASSPTLTSPIEYQSPANSLHTPPLNRHNVFKRHSMREEDFLRPRSREEAQKLWEIESLKMQQVLDKQQKQMVEDYQWLRQEEKSLDPTVFMNNNAPPLLPEKETDYTEFTGPPQKPPRLGAQQPIQPAPTANLDRTDDMVYSNVMDLVQAVLQLKNEISLLPPEGYILVVKNVGLSLRKLIGSVDEILPVLPAASRTEIEGTQKLLNKDLADLINKMRLAQQNAITSLSEECKRQMLMASHTLAMDAKNLLDAVDQAKVQANLVKLCLE
- the PTK2B gene encoding protein-tyrosine kinase 2-beta isoform X6 — encoded protein: MLRMSAIPEVLGRPRSSSSRSLAGTLETALGMGTLEMDKEEMRILKVCFYSNSFNMGKDFKLVKCPVTTEIREVIRSILVSGRIGPDIKLGECYGLRLKHVKSDEIHWLHPDLTVGEVQEKYECLHLEAEWRYDLQIRYLPEDFIERFREDRTTLLYFYQQLRSEYMQNYASKVSEGMALQLGCLELRRFYKDMPQNALDKKSNFEFLEKEVGLDLFFPSQMQENLKPKQFRKMIQQTFQQYALLREEECILKFLATFATFASIDQESFRCELIQGWNITVDLVIGPKGIRQMTSKEAKPTCLAEFKHIKSIKCSSVEEGRALLQLGLSGTPQSLTIKTASLAEAENMADLIDGYCRLQAGLETSLIVFPRKEREKRISLPQIPAPHLEERQSTLSDSMSVDSDIYAEIPDESSRPRSGVQHYGISREDVTLGRILGEGFFGEVYEGIYTTPKGEHINVAVKTCKKDCSPENKDKFLSEAVLMKKLDHPHIVKLIGIAEEEPTWIIMELYPYGELGQYLEQNKHCLTVPTLILYVLQISKALAYLEAINCVHRDIAVRNILVASPECVKLGDFGLSRYIEDEEYYKASVSRLPIKWMSPESINFRRFTTASDVWMFAVCVWEILSYGKQPFFWLENKDVIGVLERGDRLPKPDLCPPILYTLMTRCWDYDPSERPKFKDLVCSLSEIYLTEKELAKEQERNNRHRPPKIMEPPSFQEPPPKPSRPRYKPPPQSNLLAPKLQFQVPEGLCASSPTLTSPIEYQSPANSLHTPPLNRHNVFKRHSMREEDFLRPRSREEAQKLWEIESLKMQQVLDKQQKQMVEDYQWLRQEEKSLDPTVFMNNNAPPLLPEKETDYTEFTGPPQKPPRLGAQQPIQPAPTANLDRTDDMVYSNVMDLVQAVLQLKNEISLLPPEGYILVVKNVGLSLRKLIGSVDEILPVLPAASRTEIEGTQKLLNKDLADLINKMRLAQQNAITSLSEECKRQMLMASHTLAMDAKNLLDAVDQAKVQANLVKLCLE